Proteins encoded within one genomic window of Malassezia restricta chromosome VII, complete sequence:
- a CDS encoding splicing factor 3A subunit 2, which produces MDFQDRAGNKGAGLASASDAARDRRERLRRLAMETIDVSKDPYILRNHLGSLECRLCLTMHANEGSYLAHTQGKKHQTNLQRRAAMDARSNDVHGQKAATALLAPAPEMPKKTFVKIGRPGYKITKIREPSTPDTEGRVGLLFEVHLPEIKDGVVPLHRFMSSFEQRKEAPNRAWQYLLVAAEPYETIAFKLQSREIDRSHTIILPGTPLPEQHDEPCTWSHWNHVDKTYTIQVLFRPLVS; this is translated from the coding sequence ATGGACTTTCAGGACCGTGCAGGCAACAAGGGCGCGGGTCTCGCCAGTgcgagcgacgcggcaAGGGACCGTCGCGAGCGActccgccgcctcgcgaTGGAGACGATCGACGTATCTAAGGATCCATACATTCTAAGGAACCATCTTGGCAGCTTGGAGTGTCGACTGTGCTTGACGATGCATGCGAATGAGGGCTCCTACCTCGCACATACCCAGGGCAAGAAGCACCAGACGAATttgcagcgccgcgccgcgatgGATGCACGCTCTAACGACGTGCACGGCCAAAAGGCTGCGACGGCCCTTCTTGCCCCTGCGCCCGAGATGCCGAAAAAGACCTTTGTCAAGATTGGTCGTCCAGGCTACAAGATTACCAAGATTCGTGAGCCGTCCACGCCTGACACGGAGGGCCGTGTAGGCCTGCTGTTCGAGGTCCACTTACCGGAAATCAAGGACGGTGTCGTGCCACTCCACCGATTTATGAGTAGCTtcgagcagcgcaaagAGGCGCCGAATCGAGCTTGGCAGTATCTCCTCGTGGCCGCAGAGCCATACGAGACGATTGCCTTCAAGCTGCAAAGCCGCGAAATTGATCGCTCACATACCATCATTTTGCCTGGCACACCACTGCCggagcagcacgacgagccatGTACCTGGAGTCACTGGAACCACGTCGACAAGACCTATACCATCCAAGTGCTCTTTCGTCCCCTTGTATCATAG
- a CDS encoding cell division control protein 12: protein MTTTTTEPIGISNLPNQRHRIASRRTANFTLMVVGESGTGKTTLINTLFRTELAPGTNYAQRHMTQLDKAVEVDVIRAELEEKQFRVNLTIVDTPGFGDYVNNRDCWVPLIDFIDDQHESYLRQEQQPDRSHLIDTRVHACLYFIAPTGHTLKPLDIEVMKRLSQRVNLIPVIAKADTLTRRDLAVFKERIRNVIHTHGISVFAPPVDAIDEASAEHARALMSSMPFSIIGSTQDVRTHDGRVVRGREYLWGVAEVENEHHCDFKKLRSLLIRTHMLDLITNTEDFHYENYRQTQMETRKYGEPRVKRFENPRFKEEEEALRRKFTDQVKLEEGRFRQWEQHLIAERDRLNKDLETAHSAIKQLESEIESMQMAARTQRR from the exons ATGACAACAACGACTACTGAGCCTATCG GCATTTCGAATCTCCCGAATCAGCGCCACCGCATTGCCTCGCGCCGGACGGCCAACTTTACCCTCATGGTGGTCGGTGAGAGTGGCACGGGCAAGACAACGC TCATCAACACACTCTTTCGCACTGAGCTTGCACCCGGAACGAACTATGCGCAGCGCCATatgacgcagctcgacaaGGCTGTCGAGGTCGATGTGATCCGTGCCGAGTTGGAGGAAAAGCAGTTCCGTGTGAACCTCACGATTGTCGACACGCCCGGCTTTGGCGACTATGTGAATAACCGCGACTGCTGGGTCCCGCTCATCGACTTTATTGACGACCAGCACGAGTCGTACCTGCGTCAGGAGCAGCAGCCCGACCGCAGCCACCTCATCGACACCCGTGTGCATGCATGCCTGTACTTTATTGCGCCAACGGGCCATACGCTCAAGCCGCTCGATATCGAGGTTATGAAGCGCCTCTCTCAGCGTGTCAATCTGATCCCCGTGATCGCCAAAGCCGACACACTCACGCggcgcgacttggccgtcTTTAaggagcgcatccgcaACGTGATCCACACGCATGGTATCTCGGTGTTTGCCCCAcccgtcgacgccatcgacgaggcaagtgccgagcatgcgcgggcgctcatgtcgtccatgccgtTCAGCATTATCGGCAGCACCCaggacgtgcgcacgcacgatggacgcgtcgtccgtgGCCGTGAATATCTTTGGGGTGTGGCCGAGGTCGAAAACGAGCACCACTGCGACTTTAAAAAGCTGCGCTCCCTCCTGATCCGAacgcacatgctcgactTGATTACCAACACCGAGGACTTCCACTACGAAAACTACCGCCAGACACAGATGGAGACGCGCAAGTACGgcgagccgcgcgtcaAGAGGTTTGAAAACCCACGCTTCaaggaggaagaagaggcgCTCCGCCGCAAGTTTACGGACCAGGTCAAGCTCGAGGAAGGCCGCTTCCGCCAGTGGGAGCAGCACCTCATTGCCGAGCGCGATCGTCTCAACAAGGACCTCGAAACGGCTCACAGCGCtatcaagcagctcgagtcGGAGATTGAGAGCATGCAGATggccgcgcgcacgcagaGGAGGTAA
- a CDS encoding DNA repair and recombination protein RAD52, whose protein sequence is MAQVESYTRGATRVLRSLMDDDRASKGGREDEATQLSRWSATRLAAMQAVLNQRLGPEFLSQRPGPGGGGRKLTYIEGWRVVDLANEVFGFNGWSTSVRSLDVDFLDVQAETGRCQCGVSAIVRITLQDGAYHEDVGYGHAEGVRGKHAALEKCKKEAITDSIKRGLKTFGRLLGNCLYDQHYTTQLARMSTPARPPLQPRDLYRGPSMKRPAPDDGPTRPPPKAAPVKEPPSDDLWNDDSEAATMALELELEDDMLLRQSQIAQELDENV, encoded by the coding sequence ATGGCGCAGGTGGAGTCGTATACACGtggcgcgacgcgcgtcctaCGATCCctcatggacgacgaccgTGCATCCAAAGGCGGGAGAGAAGACGAGGCAACCCAACTCTCGCGCTGGAGTGCGACGCGTCTTGCGGCGATGCAAGCCGTCTTAAATCAACGACTGGGGCCTGAATTTCTGAGCCAGCGGCCAGGTCCGGGAGGTGGTGGGCGCAAGCTGACGTACATTGAGGgatggcgcgtcgtggatCTCGCTAACGAAGTATTTGGCTTCAATGGTTGGTCCACGAGCGTCAGAAGCCTGGATGTGGACTTTTTGGATGTCCAGGCTGAGACGGGGCGATGCCAGTGTGGCGTCAGTGCGATTGTGCGAATCACGCTGCAGGACGGCGCGTACCATGAAGATGTCGGCTATGGACACGCCgagggcgtgcgtggcaagcatgcggcgctcgaaAAATGCAAGAAGGAAGCGATCACTGACTCGATCAAGCGTGGGCTCAAGACGTTCGGGCGTCTCCTGGGCAACTGCCTGTACGACCAGCACTATACCACCCAACTCGCCCGGATGTCGACGCCTGCGCGGCCTCCGCTCCAGCCGCGCGACTTGTACCGCGGCCCCAGCATGAAGCGACCCGCACCCGATGACGGCCCGACGCGGCCGCCCCCGAAAGCTGCGCCGGTCAAGGAGCCGCCCTCGGACGATTTGTGGAACGACGACAGCGAGGCGGCAACCATGGCCCTGGAGCTCGAGCTAGAAGATGATATGCTTCTACGACAGTCCCAGATAGCACAGGAACTAGATGAAAATGTGTGA
- a CDS encoding vesicle transport protein SEC22, with protein MVLSTHIARVSDSLPLAQSVDDVQGPDLTQYKQQAKLIFRKLTPSSETRCSIDSGPMSLHYLVHPPPSDPSSVVYLTITEASYPRKLAFSYLDELAREFEMSYGRQILQRTLRPYAFVAFDTFMQRTKRLYADSRTAESTAGSHLDKLNEDLQDVQKIMTKNMEDLLWRGDSLDHMSTLSSSLRDESLKYRRAARKINVDAMIRKYAPIGALVLLFLFILYVKFG; from the exons ATGGTCTTGTCGACGCACATTGCGCGTGTGTCGGATTCGCTGCCGCTCGCACAGAGTGTGGACGATGTGCAGGGCCCTGATCTGACGCAGTACAAGCAGCAAGCTAAGCTCATTTTCCGAAAACTGACGCCGTCGTCTGagacgcgatgcagcatcGATAGTGGCCCCATGTCGCTGCACTACCTCGTGCACCCGCCGCCCAGTGACCCGTCGTCGGTAGTGTATCTGACCATTACAGAGGCCTCATATCCACGCAAGCTGGCGTTCTCGTAcctcgatgagctcgcGCGTGAATTCGAGATGAGCTATGGCCGACAGatcctgcagcgcacgctaCGTCCGTACGCTTTCGTCGCGTTTGATACAttcatgcagcgcacgaagcgGCTGTATGCGGATAGTCGCACGGCCGAGTCGACGGCTGGCTCCCATCTCGACAAGCTCAACGAGGATCTGCAGGATGTGCAAAAGATCATGACAAAGAACATGGAAGACTTGTTATGGCGTGGTGATAGTCTTGATC ACATGTCGACGCTCTCCTCGTCGCTGCGTGACGAGTCGCTCAAGTaccgccgcgcggcgcgaaAAATCAACGTCGATGCTATGATTCGCAAATACGCTCC GATCGGCGCGCTGGTGCTCCTCTTTCTCTTTATTCTCTACGTCAAGTTTGGTTAG